The Candidatus Omnitrophota bacterium genome contains the following window.
TGTATAATCTCTTATCAAAAGAGACAGGACTACTTAATGAGAAATTCAACAATACAGTAATGAAGATATCAGAACTAAAAAGTGAGCATAAGAGGACCTCTTCAGTTCATTCCTGGAAGATTTTAATTTCAATTGCCAATGGTTTTAATAAATCTAGCAGCTTGGTTAAGAACCTGCGAAAGGGCAAACCGCAGATACAGGCTAAGCTTACAAAACTTATTGATCAAAATATCATCAGCAAGAACTCGTCATTCTTTAAGATAAATGATCCTGTGTTCGAATTGTGGTTAAAATATGTTTTTTCAAAAAAACAGTATAATTTCAATGAGGATGAATTGGATTTCAAAAATCAATTTATCTCTGAAATCAAAACATTGATTGAGAATTTTACAGTAGAATCAAAGCGTAATTTCATAGACAGGATCTCTGAAGTCTTCGAACAATTTAAGGATGAATCCATCGTATTTGAACGCCGCAGGTGGAAACTGACAAAATTTAATGAGATAAGGCCTTTAAGCTTTGCTGGTAGTGGAATTAGAAGTGGTATCTATGGTCGCGGCGCTGGAGATCTCTGGATTGCTGCCTTAAAACAAGGACATGTCTGCGAAAGTGATATATCTGAATTTATTGTAGAATGTAAAAAATTTAAAAACAAGCGCTTAAAAAAAGTCCTGATTGCCCTTGGCGAAATTGATTTAAATGCAGCGCTCTTGGCCAAAGAAGAGAAGATTCAAACCTGGAACTTGAACCATCTCAATCTATTGCTGAGATTGTTTGGGAAGCCAAAGATTATTCATTATTAAATGAAAGTAGTTGTAATTTCCGATACACATATACCAGAAAGGGCAGAGCAACTTCCGACTAGCTTCCTAGAAAAGGCAAAAGACGCTGATTTAATATTGCATGCCGGCGACCTAGCCGACATTTCAGTCTTAAGTGAACTTAAAAAGATCTCTAAGGTCGTGGCTGTCTGGGGCAACATGGACTCGCCTGAGGTCAAAAAAACATTAAAGGAAAAGGAAATAATTAAAATCGAAGACATCTCAATAGGATTAATGCATGGCAGGGGACATCCAAACTATCTAATAAAATTTTTAACAGAACAATTTAGGAGTGACGCCGTAGATATCATTATCTTCGGCCATTCTCATAAACCAATGAATAAAGAGATTGATGATATTCTATTCTTCAACCCGGGAAGTTTAACAGATGATTTCTTCTCAGACTATGCCTCTTTTGGTGTTATTGAGATAAAAACAGGTAAATATAAAGCTAAAATCGAAAAATTATAAGAAGATGGAAAATTTATGGGCGCCCTGGCGCATGGACTACATTAAGCCAAAAAGAAAACAAAGCGGCTGTCTACTTTGTAGAATCGCAAGGGATAAATCGCACGATAGGAAAAATTTGGTATTCTTACGTACAAAGGCAGCTTTTTGCGTGCTTAATAAATTTCCCTACAGCAATGGCCATATAATGATATGTCCTAATGCCCATAAAAGACACCTAAGACAGTTAAACAAAGAAGAAATCCTACAGCTAAGCAGCTTAGTAATTCAAACTCAAGACTTGTTACATAAGGTATTAAGGCCTGCAGGCTATAATATCGGAATTAATCTTGGTAGCCACGCAGGTGCAGGTATTGATAAACATTTACACATTCATCTTGTTCCGCGCTGGAGAGGGGATACGAACTTTATGCCTGTTATTTCAAAGACCAAGGTTATCCCTCAATCTCTAGATAGCCTTTTTAAGAAACTTAAAAAAAGATGAGTAAACTATCTAATGAAACATTGATAGCCAGTTCTGACTCCACATTAGCAGCATATGCGTCTAAAAACCAAGCAAGTCGTGGCAGAATCTATAAAGAGCCAGAACATGCATATAGAACAATATATCAGCGTGATAGAGACAGGATTATCCACTCTGCCTCGTTTAGAAGACTAGAATATAAAACGCAGGTTTTTGTAAATCACGAAGGTGATTACTATCGCACAAGGCTTACGCATACCTTAGAGGTTGCTCAAATAGGTCGCACTATCGCAAAGGCGCTTAATCTTAATGAAGAGCTGGTTGAGGCCATAGCCTTAGCCCATGACCTTGGACACACCCCTTTTGGTCATGCTGGCGAAGATACCTTAGATGATTTAATGAAGGAAGAAGGTGGTTTTAACCATAATCTGCAAGGATTGCGCGTCGTAGATCAGCTAGAAGAAAGATATCCTGATTTTCCCGGCCTGAATTTGAGTTGGGAAGTCAGAGAAGGTATTGCCAAGCATTCAACCATCTATGACTTTCCTAAGACCCTATCAGAGTTTGAGCCAGGCAAGGGTCCTAGTCTAGAAACTCAGGTTGTTGATGCGGCTGATGAAATTGCCTATGATAATCATGATTTAGATGATGGCCTGACCTCAGGACTATTAAAGGCAGACTCATTAAGGAAGATTGATTTCTGGCGGGAGATTGAAGACGGAATCAATAAGCGCTATCCTGAAATCGGAAAAGAATTACAAAAATACCAGATAATTAATTCTTTGATAAATTTCCTTGTTACTGATATAATAAACGAATCAAAAAAGAGGCTTAAAAAATTCAATATAAAAAATGTTAATGACGCAAAAGAAATCAAGGAAAAAATTATTACCTTTAGTAACGAAGTTCAAAAGAAGAGAGGACCATTGAGAGAATTCCTGTTTAAGAATTTATATAATCATTATCGGGTTATACGCATGTCAGATAAAGCAAAACGTTTTATAAAGGACTTATTTAACGTCTACCTAGAGAAACCTCAACAATTACCAATCAGGACTCAGGAACATTTTAAGAATGAATCTATTAAAAGAGTTGTCTGTGATTATATCGCAGGAATGACTGACAGGTTCGCGCTAAATGAATACAAAAAATTATTTGACCCTTACGAAAAAGTATAAAACGGCCCTTTCGGCTATTCATATAATAGCCCGTCTTATAAATTCAACAACGAATATTAAGGAGCTGCTTTTGCGCGTGGCTAGACTCGCCTGCCAAGTTGTAAAGGGCAAGAACTGCCAAATCATCATTTCTGATAATAATCAATTTATCTCTGCCAGGATCAACGCTGAAACCACAAAAAAAGGATTATATCGAAGAAGGAAAAAGATTTCAGTGCCTATCGAAAAAAAGATTGTTCTTTCTGGTTCCTTGATCCTTGAGCCAGCCTTTCTTGGAATCCCTCTTATCGGTGATGATCTGATGGGAGCAATTATCGTTAAGGGTAAAACCGAACCTAAAAAATTCGATGTGGTTGACCAAGAAATCTTAATGAACCTTGGCGAACAACTTGTAATGGCAATTAAGAATTTACGCCTTTACGATGAACAAGAAAAGCTCCTTTTAGGAAGCGTCAAAACATTAGTCTCGGTCTTAAACTCTACAAGCCCCCAGGCCTATACGCACTCTAAGAATTTTAATCATATATTATTGGCAATTGCAGAACAGATGCATTTGTCTGAGCAAGAAATTCATGCCTTACTTTACGCCGGACTTCTTCATGATGCCGGAAAAATCGATATACCGACAAATATCTTAACTAAATCAACTAAACTAACGGGTAGGGAATTTCGCATAATAAAGGAGCATCCCTTAAAGGGCGTTAAAATTATCAAGCCACTCCAGCTTCTTAAGCCCGCAATACCAATAATCCAGCATCATCATGAAAAATATGATGGCACAGGATATCCTGCGGGACTAAAGAAAAACCAGATCCCCTTAGGTGCAAGAATTATGGCAGTTGCTGATGCCTTTGAGGCAATGCTAGTGGAAAGACCTTATCGTCGTCATAAAATGACCCTATCAGCTGCAGTAGGCGAAATGAAGAAATTTTCCGGCACGCAATTCGATCCTAAAGTAATTGATGCCTTGATTAAAAGCCTGAAGGCAAAAAAATTAAAAAAATATTTATCAGGCCGTCCCCGTAATCATAATCCGGATAAACTTTAGCAAATGAAACAGCTTGAGCTATTCGATGGTTTTCATAAATCTGGAGGAGAGAAATCTTTTAAAAAAAAGACCCAGCATACTAACAACCTGCGGATATTAAGATATGGGCTATTTCTCATAATCTATACAATTGTTGTCCTAATACTCGGCTTTGTCCTAGGCTATGATCGGGCAAAAGTAAAAAGGCCCAGTCCAAGCAAAGCTCCAGAAGCAACTTTAGAGAAGACAGTTAAAGAAGAACCTGTAAGAATAGAAACTGTGGCTACTGACAAAGACATCAAGGTTAAAGACGCCTATGAGATTCAGGTAGCTTCGCTTAAAAAGCAATCGTCTGCAAAAACAGAAAAAGAGACACTAACAAAGGCTGGATTTAAGGCCTATATTTCTGAGTCCGGAGAATATATAAAGGTTTGTATCGGCCCATTTAAAACCGAAAAAGAAGCTGATAAAAATCTAAGGGCTCTTAAAGAAAAATATCCAAAGAAATACAAAGATTCTTTTATAAAGAAAATCAAATGAGGATACTGAAGGAGGAGATTTAACATGTCTATTCATCCATCTCTACGAAAGGCATCAAAAGGCAAGCAACAACGTTCTATACTTAAACGTATCGAGCGGGTTAAGAAACTTGTCGAAGAAGAAGCCTGGGAAGAGGATAAGGTGTTTAAGCTTCCTAAAATAAAAATGATAAGACTGAAGGTCAAGAAAGAAAAACTTAAGGAAGAGGCTACCGAGGCTACTGAGGCAGGGGCTGGGGCTGCAGCTGGAGGCGCCCAAGAAGGAAAACCAACACAAGCCAAAGAAAAGCCAGATGAGAAAAAAGAGTCCAAAAAGGACGCTAAAAAGCAAAAATGAAAAGAATAATATTATTTATATTTAGTTTTATCATTCTTTTTAGCTTATCAGCTGTCTATGCTCAATCCAATCAAGAAGATACGCATTTTCCTTTTATTGGCAGGATAAAAGCAGAAAGGGTTAATGTTCGCTCTGGTCCGCATCTAAACTTTGAAACCCTGGGTAAGGTAAAAAAAGGACAAGATATTACCGTGGTAGGAGAAAAACAGGATTGGTATAAGGTTAGAGTACCAAGCAATTTTTCAGTGTTTGTTGACTATAAATTTGTCCAAAAACGCACTGAGCCTGTTGGGGTTGTTAAGGGTAAAAGAGTAAATGTCAGGGCAAAGCCAAACTTAAAGGCTACGCTCCTAGGACAACTTAACAAAGGAGAGATAGTTACAATTAGAGGCCAAAATAATGAATGGCTAAAGATTGCACCCACACCAAACTGTTTTGCCTGGATAAAGGCAGAATTCGTCAATTACATTCGAGCCGGACTCGCCAAAGAACCAGCAGACGAAATAGAGCTTGTTAAAAAACCTGAGCCTAAGGTAGAGAAGGCATCCTCTGGTTGTAAAAAGTGCGGCCAGAAAAGAAAAGAAACTCCTACGGCAAAAGGCATAGTTGAAGATTCCGGAAGACTATTAAACAAGCGCTCCTTGGCCAAACTCATTGATAAGAATAATGAAATTGAATACTTCCTAGATGCTGATAAGAAATTACTAGACACCTATGGCAATTCCAGAGTAGCTGTGTGGGGAGAAGTAATAAAAGATAAGGATTACCCTGCCCCGATAATAAAGGTAGAAAAAATAATCTTGTTAGAGTAGAATGTCTTTTTTGATTTCTATAAGCCTATTTTTCTTTGCATTCACCATTCACGAATTCGCCCATGGTTGGGTAGCATTAAAACTGGGTGATCCTACTGCAAAATATTCCGGAAGACTAACCCTCAATCCGCTAAAACACATCGATCCTATAGGTACTGTCCTTATTCCTGTTTTACTCTACATTACTCATTCACCCTTTATTTTTGGCTGGGCAAAGCCGGTTCCCATAAATTTTTTGAGATTAGGAAATCCCAAAAAGGATATTATCTGGGTAGGTCTGGCCGGTCCAATGGCAAATATTATCCTGGCAATTATTATCGGCACTATATTTCGTATGAATATTGCAATAGACATTAACCTGTTTGTCATGCTGCGGACTCTAGGAATATTAAATCTGGTCCTTGCTGTTTTCAATCTCATCCCTATTCCGCCTTTAGATGGCTCACGCGTATTACTAGGATTGTTACCGAACAATTTAGCCCGTTCCTATGCG
Protein-coding sequences here:
- a CDS encoding site-2 protease family protein; translation: MSFLISISLFFFAFTIHEFAHGWVALKLGDPTAKYSGRLTLNPLKHIDPIGTVLIPVLLYITHSPFIFGWAKPVPINFLRLGNPKKDIIWVGLAGPMANIILAIIIGTIFRMNIAIDINLFVMLRTLGILNLVLAVFNLIPIPPLDGSRVLLGLLPNNLARSYARIEPFGMFILIGLLAFGLLRVIIWPIISLLAVIIGLI
- a CDS encoding HIT domain-containing protein; this translates as MENLWAPWRMDYIKPKRKQSGCLLCRIARDKSHDRKNLVFLRTKAAFCVLNKFPYSNGHIMICPNAHKRHLRQLNKEEILQLSSLVIQTQDLLHKVLRPAGYNIGINLGSHAGAGIDKHLHIHLVPRWRGDTNFMPVISKTKVIPQSLDSLFKKLKKR
- a CDS encoding HD domain-containing protein gives rise to the protein MNTKNYLTLTKKYKTALSAIHIIARLINSTTNIKELLLRVARLACQVVKGKNCQIIISDNNQFISARINAETTKKGLYRRRKKISVPIEKKIVLSGSLILEPAFLGIPLIGDDLMGAIIVKGKTEPKKFDVVDQEILMNLGEQLVMAIKNLRLYDEQEKLLLGSVKTLVSVLNSTSPQAYTHSKNFNHILLAIAEQMHLSEQEIHALLYAGLLHDAGKIDIPTNILTKSTKLTGREFRIIKEHPLKGVKIIKPLQLLKPAIPIIQHHHEKYDGTGYPAGLKKNQIPLGARIMAVADAFEAMLVERPYRRHKMTLSAAVGEMKKFSGTQFDPKVIDALIKSLKAKKLKKYLSGRPRNHNPDKL
- a CDS encoding SH3 domain-containing protein, which encodes MKRIILFIFSFIILFSLSAVYAQSNQEDTHFPFIGRIKAERVNVRSGPHLNFETLGKVKKGQDITVVGEKQDWYKVRVPSNFSVFVDYKFVQKRTEPVGVVKGKRVNVRAKPNLKATLLGQLNKGEIVTIRGQNNEWLKIAPTPNCFAWIKAEFVNYIRAGLAKEPADEIELVKKPEPKVEKASSGCKKCGQKRKETPTAKGIVEDSGRLLNKRSLAKLIDKNNEIEYFLDADKKLLDTYGNSRVAVWGEVIKDKDYPAPIIKVEKIILLE
- a CDS encoding SPOR domain-containing protein, which encodes MKQLELFDGFHKSGGEKSFKKKTQHTNNLRILRYGLFLIIYTIVVLILGFVLGYDRAKVKRPSPSKAPEATLEKTVKEEPVRIETVATDKDIKVKDAYEIQVASLKKQSSAKTEKETLTKAGFKAYISESGEYIKVCIGPFKTEKEADKNLRALKEKYPKKYKDSFIKKIK
- a CDS encoding small basic protein → MSIHPSLRKASKGKQQRSILKRIERVKKLVEEEAWEEDKVFKLPKIKMIRLKVKKEKLKEEATEATEAGAGAAAGGAQEGKPTQAKEKPDEKKESKKDAKKQK
- a CDS encoding deoxyguanosinetriphosphate triphosphohydrolase yields the protein MSKLSNETLIASSDSTLAAYASKNQASRGRIYKEPEHAYRTIYQRDRDRIIHSASFRRLEYKTQVFVNHEGDYYRTRLTHTLEVAQIGRTIAKALNLNEELVEAIALAHDLGHTPFGHAGEDTLDDLMKEEGGFNHNLQGLRVVDQLEERYPDFPGLNLSWEVREGIAKHSTIYDFPKTLSEFEPGKGPSLETQVVDAADEIAYDNHDLDDGLTSGLLKADSLRKIDFWREIEDGINKRYPEIGKELQKYQIINSLINFLVTDIINESKKRLKKFNIKNVNDAKEIKEKIITFSNEVQKKRGPLREFLFKNLYNHYRVIRMSDKAKRFIKDLFNVYLEKPQQLPIRTQEHFKNESIKRVVCDYIAGMTDRFALNEYKKLFDPYEKV
- a CDS encoding YfcE family phosphodiesterase; the encoded protein is MKVVVISDTHIPERAEQLPTSFLEKAKDADLILHAGDLADISVLSELKKISKVVAVWGNMDSPEVKKTLKEKEIIKIEDISIGLMHGRGHPNYLIKFLTEQFRSDAVDIIIFGHSHKPMNKEIDDILFFNPGSLTDDFFSDYASFGVIEIKTGKYKAKIEKL